A genomic region of Pseudomonas sp. MPC6 contains the following coding sequences:
- a CDS encoding electron transfer flavoprotein subunit beta/FixA family protein — translation MKVLVAVKRVVDYNVKVRVKADNSGVDLANVKMSMNPFCEIAVEEAVRLKEKGVATEIVVVSIGPSTAQEQLRTALALGADRAILVESAEDLTSLAVAKLLKAVVDKEQPQLVILGKQAIDSDNNQTGQMLAALSGYGQGTFASKVEISGDTVAVTREVDGGAQTVSLKLPAIVTTDLRLNEPRYASLPNIMKAKKKPLEVLTPDALGVSTASTNKTVKVEAPAARSAGIKVKSVAELVEKLKNEAKVI, via the coding sequence ATGAAGGTTCTTGTAGCTGTCAAACGCGTTGTGGATTACAACGTGAAAGTTCGCGTCAAGGCGGACAATTCCGGCGTCGACCTCGCCAACGTCAAGATGTCGATGAACCCGTTCTGCGAAATCGCAGTGGAAGAAGCCGTACGCCTGAAAGAAAAAGGTGTTGCGACTGAAATCGTCGTCGTCTCCATCGGCCCGTCCACCGCTCAAGAGCAACTGCGCACCGCGCTGGCTCTGGGTGCCGACCGCGCCATCCTCGTCGAATCCGCCGAAGACCTGACGTCGCTGGCCGTTGCCAAGCTGCTCAAGGCGGTTGTCGACAAGGAACAGCCTCAGCTGGTGATCCTTGGCAAACAAGCCATCGACAGCGACAACAACCAGACTGGCCAGATGCTAGCAGCATTGAGCGGTTATGGTCAGGGCACGTTCGCTTCAAAAGTCGAGATCAGCGGCGACACGGTTGCCGTGACTCGCGAAGTCGACGGCGGCGCGCAGACGGTTTCCCTGAAACTGCCGGCCATCGTCACCACTGACCTGCGTTTGAACGAGCCGCGTTACGCGTCGCTGCCAAACATCATGAAAGCCAAGAAGAAGCCTCTCGAAGTGCTGACTCCGGACGCTTTGGGCGTTTCCACCGCCTCCACCAACAAGACCGTGAAAGTCGAAGCGCCGGCTGCACGCAGCGCGGGTATCAAGGTCAAGTCGGTGGCTGAACTGGTCGAGAAACTGAAAAACGAAGCGAAGGTAATCTAA
- a CDS encoding FAD-binding protein yields the protein MTILVIAEHDNKVLAPATLNTVAAAVKIGGDIHVLVAGQGAGAAAEAAAKIAGVAKVLVADNAAYAHQLPENVAPLVAELGKGYSHILAAATSNGKNILPRVAAQLDVDQISEIISVESADTFKRPIYAGNAIATVQSNAAVKVITVRATGFDPVAAEGGSASVEAVAAAHDAGISSFVGEELAKSDRPELTAAKIVVSGGRGMQNGDNFKHLYALADKLGAAVGASRAAVDAGFVPNDMQVGQTGKIVAPQLYIAVGISGAIQHLAGMKDSKVIVAINKDEEAPIFQVADYGLVADLFEAIPELEKLV from the coding sequence ATGACTATCTTGGTAATCGCTGAACACGACAACAAAGTGCTGGCCCCGGCCACGCTGAACACCGTGGCGGCTGCCGTCAAAATCGGCGGCGACATCCATGTACTGGTTGCAGGTCAGGGCGCTGGCGCCGCGGCTGAAGCCGCTGCGAAAATCGCTGGCGTAGCTAAAGTGCTGGTGGCCGACAACGCCGCCTACGCTCACCAACTGCCGGAAAACGTTGCGCCGCTGGTAGCCGAGCTGGGCAAGGGCTACAGCCACATCCTGGCTGCCGCCACTTCCAACGGCAAAAACATCCTGCCGCGCGTTGCCGCGCAGCTGGACGTTGACCAGATCTCCGAGATTATCTCGGTAGAAAGCGCCGACACCTTCAAGCGTCCGATCTACGCCGGTAACGCCATCGCTACCGTTCAGTCCAACGCTGCGGTGAAAGTCATCACCGTGCGTGCTACCGGTTTCGACCCGGTCGCCGCTGAAGGTGGTTCGGCATCGGTTGAAGCCGTTGCGGCTGCCCACGACGCTGGCATCTCCAGCTTCGTTGGCGAAGAACTGGCCAAGTCCGATCGTCCGGAACTGACCGCTGCCAAGATCGTCGTTTCCGGCGGCCGTGGAATGCAGAACGGCGACAACTTCAAACACCTGTACGCCCTGGCCGACAAGCTGGGCGCTGCCGTCGGTGCTTCCCGCGCCGCGGTCGACGCAGGTTTTGTTCCCAACGACATGCAGGTCGGTCAGACCGGCAAGATCGTTGCTCCACAGCTGTACATCGCGGTCGGTATCTCCGGCGCGATCCAGCACCTGGCCGGCATGAAAGACTCCAAGGTGATCGTTGCGATCAACAAGGACGAAGAAGCGCCGATCTTCCAGGTGGCCGATTATGGCCTGGTGGCGGATCTGTTCGAAGCGATCCCTGAGCTGGAGAAGCTGGTCTAA
- a CDS encoding START domain-containing protein yields the protein MGSLHRMAVLCGLTAVLGTSLAQAEDWKVAKNEDGIKVSLREVPGSDYKAYQGVTLMKTTLAKLRALQEDVPGACAWIHECKTQKLLKHEGDQSWTYTQFNTPWPVTARDSVLHVTTVEGADGSLTRKLEGVPKYLPEEKGFVRVTKVDGFWKFVPKGDQIEVTYQVHTEPGGSIPSMVANKFVVDAPFNTLKALKERAEK from the coding sequence ATGGGTTCGCTGCATCGTATGGCTGTGCTCTGTGGTTTGACGGCAGTTCTGGGCACTTCGCTCGCCCAGGCCGAAGACTGGAAAGTCGCCAAGAACGAAGACGGTATCAAGGTCTCCCTGAGAGAAGTGCCTGGCTCCGACTACAAGGCCTACCAGGGTGTCACCCTGATGAAGACCACCCTGGCCAAACTGCGCGCATTGCAGGAAGACGTGCCAGGCGCCTGCGCCTGGATTCACGAATGCAAGACCCAGAAGTTGCTCAAGCACGAAGGCGATCAGAGCTGGACCTACACCCAGTTCAATACGCCCTGGCCGGTCACCGCGCGTGACTCGGTGCTGCATGTCACCACCGTCGAGGGCGCCGATGGCAGCCTGACCCGCAAGCTCGAAGGCGTACCGAAGTACCTGCCCGAAGAAAAAGGCTTTGTTCGGGTCACCAAGGTCGACGGTTTCTGGAAGTTCGTGCCCAAGGGCGACCAGATCGAAGTGACTTATCAGGTGCACACAGAGCCGGGCGGCAGCATCCCGTCGATGGTGGCCAACAAGTTTGTAGTCGATGCGCCGTTCAATACCTTGAAAGCCCTGAAAGAACGCGCCGAGAAGTAA
- a CDS encoding translation initiation factor 2 gives MKAIFPAVWLSICLLMSFQAEGLMAAPVQEKPAANATSKQPAPTRKAAAVKVKKKAAKVKKRAPIASKSKPASEVVKTKLPSAHLDLSLPEDMAEELKPIGSVPLPRRDPVLPQMFGDKADSTPFQLNGRLISNEMQLQLRNEERREVEGAALEFEFKR, from the coding sequence ATGAAAGCGATTTTCCCCGCTGTATGGCTTTCGATATGCCTGCTGATGTCCTTTCAGGCAGAAGGCCTCATGGCAGCTCCCGTCCAGGAAAAACCGGCAGCCAACGCCACCTCGAAACAACCGGCACCGACCAGGAAAGCCGCAGCGGTCAAGGTCAAAAAGAAAGCGGCCAAGGTGAAAAAACGCGCGCCAATTGCGTCCAAGTCCAAACCGGCCAGTGAAGTGGTGAAGACCAAGCTGCCTTCGGCCCATCTGGATTTGAGCCTGCCCGAGGACATGGCCGAGGAACTGAAACCCATCGGTTCGGTACCCTTGCCACGGCGCGACCCGGTATTGCCGCAAATGTTCGGTGACAAGGCCGACAGCACGCCGTTCCAGCTCAACGGAAGGCTGATCAGTAACGAAATGCAGTTGCAACTGCGTAACGAAGAGCGCCGGGAAGTCGAAGGCGCTGCGCTGGAATTCGAATTCAAGCGGTAA
- a CDS encoding PLP-dependent aminotransferase family protein, with product MTNLLLYQRIAQQLAEDIRRGVYQPGERVPSVRKMSSQLNVSHATVLQAYANLEDQGLIRARPQSGYYVHQTPALTAPTPDIARVERPGLVTRSSIIQQVLVESRREGVFPLGAAVPSVDYLPVRALHQQLAKVTRFHSPRAFSYMFSPGFEPLRRQVAIRMRDAGVVVDPSEVVITHGCVDALQMSLRVLTRPGDLIAAESPTYYGLLQLADLLGLKVIEIPSDPATGMSLEALQLAANQWSIKALVLTTRLSNPLGGTMPEERQKQLLRLASDFDIQVVEDDIYGELMFEQGRTKSLKAYDRLDRVIYCSSFSKTLSPGVRIGWMIAGKYQQEIQRLQTFSTHSACSVTQMGIAAYLENGGYDRHLRYIRQEYRKNLSAFQLAVQQHFPEGTQMTRPTGGFILWVSLPGRVNTQELHVRALQQGISIAPGLIFSNTEQFNHCIRLNCGIPWNREAERALMTLGMLATQLCQEMAGGF from the coding sequence ATGACCAATCTCTTGCTTTACCAACGTATTGCTCAACAACTGGCCGAAGACATCCGCCGGGGTGTCTATCAACCGGGGGAGCGCGTGCCTTCGGTACGCAAGATGAGCTCGCAGCTCAACGTCAGCCATGCGACGGTGTTGCAGGCCTACGCCAATCTCGAGGATCAGGGGCTGATCCGTGCCCGGCCGCAGTCGGGCTACTACGTGCACCAGACCCCCGCGCTGACCGCGCCGACGCCGGACATCGCCAGGGTCGAGCGTCCCGGCCTGGTCACCCGCAGCAGCATCATTCAGCAAGTGCTGGTCGAATCCCGCCGCGAGGGGGTGTTTCCCTTGGGCGCGGCCGTACCGAGTGTCGATTATCTACCGGTCAGGGCGCTGCATCAGCAATTGGCCAAAGTCACCCGTTTCCATAGTCCGCGGGCATTCAGCTACATGTTCAGTCCCGGTTTCGAACCGTTGCGACGCCAAGTGGCGATTCGCATGCGCGATGCCGGCGTGGTGGTCGATCCCTCGGAAGTGGTCATCACCCACGGCTGCGTCGATGCCTTGCAGATGTCCCTGCGTGTCCTGACCCGGCCGGGCGACTTGATCGCCGCCGAGTCGCCGACCTACTACGGTTTGCTCCAGCTGGCTGACCTGCTGGGCCTCAAGGTCATCGAGATTCCCAGCGATCCGGCGACCGGCATGAGCCTCGAAGCCCTGCAACTGGCGGCCAACCAGTGGTCGATCAAGGCGCTGGTGCTGACCACTCGTCTGAGCAATCCGCTGGGCGGCACCATGCCCGAAGAGCGACAGAAGCAACTGCTGCGCCTGGCCTCGGATTTCGATATCCAGGTTGTCGAAGACGATATCTACGGCGAACTGATGTTCGAGCAGGGCCGCACCAAATCGCTCAAGGCCTACGACCGGCTGGATCGGGTGATCTATTGCTCGAGCTTCTCCAAGACCCTGTCGCCGGGCGTGCGGATCGGCTGGATGATTGCCGGCAAGTACCAGCAGGAAATCCAGCGTTTGCAGACGTTCAGCACCCATTCGGCCTGCAGCGTCACGCAGATGGGCATTGCCGCGTATCTGGAAAACGGTGGCTACGACCGGCATTTGCGCTACATCCGCCAGGAGTACCGCAAGAACCTCAGCGCGTTCCAGCTGGCGGTGCAACAGCATTTTCCGGAAGGCACACAGATGACCCGGCCGACCGGCGGCTTCATTCTGTGGGTCAGTCTGCCGGGAAGGGTCAACACGCAGGAACTGCATGTGCGCGCCTTGCAGCAGGGCATCAGCATCGCGCCGGGGCTGATTTTCAGTAACACAGAACAGTTCAATCACTGCATTCGACTGAACTGCGGCATCCCCTGGAACCGGGAAGCCGAGCGTGCATTGATGACCCTGGGCATGCTTGCCACCCAGCTCTGTCAGGAAATGGCCGGCGGTTTTTGA
- a CDS encoding transporter substrate-binding domain-containing protein produces the protein MDLRRVFGWSMLLGLTVLPVLSVAAGKCERLIVTGSPDAPPYLWQDPQHPKHLIGASADLLQQVAGELGIKVELLYAGKRAQALDEVRSGRMDMLADAPLTVSGLESLDYIHPPLLENDYLVWTRKDSALVYNEAQDLHGHPGALSEKARLTPAFGTFAEQQLTLAHTPNLTQAFQKLLLGEVEFVLAGRYSGMAAVQALSMVNDLVARPRPVDKPGLFLAVSHNSACNDPWLRGQLAKKMTELLASGLAEAALQRNVERWKLQQQRPASTPKQ, from the coding sequence ATGGATCTGCGCCGAGTGTTCGGTTGGTCAATGCTGTTGGGGCTGACGGTGTTGCCGGTGCTGTCTGTTGCTGCGGGCAAATGTGAACGCCTGATAGTCACCGGCAGCCCGGACGCACCCCCTTACCTGTGGCAAGACCCGCAGCACCCCAAACACCTGATCGGCGCCAGTGCCGATCTGTTGCAGCAGGTGGCGGGGGAGTTGGGGATCAAGGTCGAACTGCTGTATGCCGGCAAACGCGCCCAGGCTCTGGACGAGGTGCGCAGCGGGCGCATGGACATGCTGGCCGATGCGCCGTTGACCGTCAGTGGACTCGAATCCCTGGATTACATTCATCCGCCGTTGCTGGAAAACGATTACCTGGTCTGGACCCGAAAAGACTCGGCACTGGTCTACAACGAAGCGCAGGACCTGCACGGTCATCCCGGCGCTTTATCGGAAAAGGCTCGTCTGACCCCGGCATTCGGCACCTTCGCCGAGCAGCAATTGACCCTCGCGCACACGCCTAACCTGACCCAGGCTTTTCAGAAGTTGCTGTTGGGCGAGGTCGAGTTTGTCCTCGCCGGCCGCTACTCGGGCATGGCCGCCGTACAGGCACTGAGCATGGTCAACGACCTGGTCGCGCGACCCCGGCCGGTCGACAAACCCGGCCTATTCCTCGCGGTCTCCCATAACTCCGCCTGCAACGATCCGTGGTTACGCGGACAGCTGGCTAAAAAGATGACAGAATTGCTCGCGTCCGGACTGGCGGAAGCCGCATTGCAGCGCAATGTCGAGCGCTGGAAGTTGCAGCAGCAACGACCCGCCAGTACCCCAAAACAGTAG
- a CDS encoding OmpA family protein, whose translation MSLKRKVLGGLLLAGCASLYGCAGQHSEAALQQAGVDFQKVKEDANVLRIAPKDVIRAGESLARADRLSSYWGSGSDVQHYAYLSQRYSEIAREHSNQVLNEERAAKLELERQRLQLALRESKLLSVQQQGKWLEEQILALATTQTDRGLVMTLGDVLFDTGEAELKNSANRVVLKIVQFLQLNPKRVVRIEGYADSTGGKQENLKLSRDRAQSVANVLMDLGIDDKRIQVEGYGDEYPVDANASERGRAQNRRVEIVFSDEKGQLGAAR comes from the coding sequence ATGAGCCTCAAGCGCAAAGTACTCGGCGGTTTGCTCCTGGCAGGCTGCGCCAGCCTCTATGGCTGTGCCGGCCAGCACAGCGAGGCCGCGTTGCAGCAGGCCGGCGTTGATTTCCAGAAGGTCAAGGAAGACGCCAACGTGCTGCGGATCGCGCCCAAGGATGTGATTCGCGCCGGTGAATCCCTGGCCCGCGCCGATCGTCTGTCCAGCTACTGGGGCAGCGGATCCGACGTGCAGCATTACGCTTATCTGAGCCAGCGCTACAGCGAAATCGCCCGTGAACACTCCAACCAGGTGCTCAACGAAGAGCGCGCGGCGAAGCTCGAACTGGAGCGTCAGCGCCTGCAACTGGCCCTGCGCGAATCCAAATTGCTCAGCGTGCAACAGCAGGGCAAATGGCTTGAAGAACAGATTCTCGCGCTGGCCACCACCCAGACCGACCGTGGCCTGGTGATGACGCTGGGCGATGTGCTGTTCGATACCGGCGAAGCGGAGTTGAAAAATTCGGCCAACCGCGTGGTGTTGAAAATCGTGCAGTTCCTGCAGCTCAACCCCAAGCGTGTCGTGCGTATCGAAGGCTACGCCGACAGTACCGGCGGCAAGCAGGAAAACCTCAAACTGTCCCGCGACCGTGCGCAATCGGTGGCGAACGTGCTGATGGACCTGGGTATTGACGACAAACGCATCCAGGTCGAAGGCTACGGCGATGAATACCCGGTGGACGCCAATGCCTCGGAACGGGGTCGTGCGCAGAACCGTCGGGTGGAAATTGTGTTCTCCGATGAAAAAGGCCAGCTTGGCGCTGCTCGCTGA
- a CDS encoding DUF4398 domain-containing protein, protein MSIRPLSAALAVLALAGCAADPAPNEQIRLTEQALVQAKAVGATADDVPELKLAEEKFTRAQGDMADQSYKHARMRAEQAELDARLAEARVLTRKSEEKLNVLNTRITRLRKQLGDAQ, encoded by the coding sequence GTGAGTATTCGACCTCTTTCCGCTGCCCTGGCCGTTCTGGCTCTGGCGGGTTGTGCAGCCGATCCGGCGCCGAATGAACAGATACGCCTGACCGAGCAGGCGCTGGTACAAGCAAAAGCTGTGGGTGCCACCGCCGACGACGTGCCGGAATTGAAACTGGCCGAAGAAAAATTCACCCGTGCCCAGGGCGACATGGCCGATCAGTCCTATAAACATGCGCGCATGCGGGCCGAACAGGCCGAGCTGGACGCGCGTCTGGCCGAAGCCCGGGTCCTGACCCGCAAGAGTGAAGAAAAGTTGAACGTGCTCAATACCCGCATCACCCGCTTGCGCAAGCAACTGGGAGATGCCCAATGA
- a CDS encoding YkgJ family cysteine cluster protein, with product MKCREGCGACCIAPSISSPIPGMPNGKAAGERCVQLSTENLCSIFGDPQRPAVCSAFEADVEVCGSSSDEAIKLLGWWEQMTAA from the coding sequence ATGAAATGCCGTGAAGGCTGTGGCGCCTGTTGCATTGCCCCTTCCATCAGTTCACCGATTCCCGGCATGCCCAATGGCAAGGCCGCCGGAGAACGTTGCGTACAACTCTCTACAGAGAACCTGTGCAGTATTTTCGGTGATCCGCAACGTCCTGCCGTGTGTTCAGCATTTGAAGCCGATGTCGAAGTCTGCGGAAGCAGCAGTGATGAAGCGATCAAATTGTTGGGTTGGTGGGAGCAAATGACGGCGGCGTGA
- a CDS encoding LTA synthase family protein, which yields MANPDALSQQRASSRLLQPTVKSHLAYTLLCALVMMVMFTLLRVALLVYNREMMLDTPASTFFEAFTNGLRFDLRLVVYFSVPLVLALFSARAMAARGFFRLWLTVVSSIALFLGLMEMDFYREFHQRLNGLVFQYIKEDPKTVTSMLWYGFPVVRYLLAWVVGTVILTLAFKGADRATRPRGPFSGGSVSTRQIAPWYSRIAVFVVCLLVCVVAARGTLRQGPPMRWGDVYTTDSNFANQLGLNGTLSLIAAAKSRMSEDRDNIWKATLPQPQAQQIVRDMLVMPDDKLVDGETAAVRRDYTPPSDKTLPIKNVVVILMESMAGHSVGALGAPGNITPYLDNLSKEGLLFDRFFSNGTHTHQGMFATMACFPNLPGFEYLMQTPEGSHKLSGLPQLLSARHYDDVYVYNGDFAWDNQSGFFSNQGMTNFIGRNDFVNPVFSDPTWGVSDQDMFDRGLVELKARENGKPFYALLQTLSNHTPYALPTPLPVERVTDRGSLNEHLTAMRYSDWALGQFFEKARKEPYFKETLFVVVGDHGFGNERQITEMDLGRFNVPMLFIAPGIQEKFGQRDHTVGTQIDIVPTIMGRIGGEVRHQCWGRDLLNLPEGDTGFGVIKPSGSEQTTAIITADQILVLPKDKDMAPKMYRYEFGATPRAEVIADAPRTAELKLKLEAFLQTATKSLIDNTAGVVDGKPD from the coding sequence ATGGCAAACCCGGACGCCCTGAGTCAGCAGCGAGCTTCTAGTCGCCTGCTGCAACCGACCGTCAAATCGCATCTGGCCTACACGCTACTGTGTGCCCTGGTCATGATGGTCATGTTCACCCTGCTGCGCGTCGCGCTGCTGGTCTACAACCGCGAGATGATGCTCGACACGCCGGCCTCGACCTTTTTCGAAGCGTTCACCAACGGTCTGCGTTTCGACCTGCGACTGGTGGTCTACTTCAGCGTTCCGCTGGTGCTGGCACTGTTCAGCGCCCGGGCCATGGCCGCCCGCGGGTTCTTCCGTCTCTGGCTGACCGTCGTCTCGAGCATTGCCTTGTTCCTCGGCCTGATGGAGATGGACTTCTACCGCGAGTTCCACCAGCGCCTCAACGGGCTGGTCTTCCAGTACATCAAGGAAGACCCGAAAACCGTGACCAGCATGCTCTGGTACGGTTTCCCCGTGGTTCGCTACCTGCTGGCCTGGGTCGTGGGCACCGTGATCCTGACCCTGGCGTTCAAGGGCGCCGACCGCGCCACCCGTCCCCGCGGTCCCTTCAGCGGCGGCAGCGTCTCCACGCGCCAGATCGCCCCGTGGTATTCGCGCATCGCGGTGTTCGTGGTCTGCCTGCTGGTCTGCGTCGTCGCAGCCCGTGGCACCCTGCGTCAGGGCCCGCCGATGCGTTGGGGTGACGTCTACACCACCGACTCCAATTTCGCCAACCAGCTGGGCCTCAACGGCACATTGTCGCTGATCGCCGCGGCCAAGAGCCGGATGTCCGAAGACCGCGACAACATCTGGAAAGCCACGCTGCCGCAGCCGCAAGCCCAGCAAATCGTGCGTGACATGCTGGTGATGCCGGATGACAAACTGGTGGATGGCGAGACGGCCGCCGTGCGTCGCGATTACACGCCGCCGTCCGACAAGACCCTGCCGATCAAGAACGTCGTCGTGATCCTGATGGAAAGCATGGCGGGCCACTCGGTGGGCGCCCTGGGTGCACCGGGCAATATCACGCCCTACCTCGACAACCTGTCGAAGGAAGGCTTGCTGTTCGACCGTTTCTTCTCCAACGGCACCCATACCCACCAGGGTATGTTCGCCACCATGGCCTGCTTCCCGAACCTGCCGGGTTTCGAATACCTGATGCAAACGCCTGAGGGCAGCCACAAGCTGTCCGGCTTGCCGCAATTGCTCAGCGCCCGTCACTACGACGACGTGTACGTCTACAATGGTGACTTCGCCTGGGATAACCAGTCGGGTTTCTTCAGCAACCAGGGCATGACCAACTTCATTGGTCGTAACGACTTCGTCAATCCGGTGTTCTCCGATCCGACCTGGGGCGTGTCCGACCAGGACATGTTCGACCGTGGTCTGGTCGAGCTCAAGGCGCGGGAAAACGGCAAGCCGTTCTATGCACTGCTGCAAACCTTGTCCAACCACACGCCATACGCCTTGCCGACCCCTTTGCCGGTCGAGCGCGTCACCGATCGCGGTAGCCTGAACGAGCATTTGACCGCCATGCGCTACTCGGACTGGGCGCTGGGCCAGTTCTTTGAAAAGGCCCGCAAGGAGCCGTACTTCAAGGAGACCCTGTTTGTCGTCGTGGGTGACCACGGGTTTGGCAACGAGCGCCAGATCACCGAAATGGACCTGGGCCGCTTCAACGTGCCGATGCTGTTCATCGCACCCGGTATCCAGGAAAAGTTCGGTCAGCGTGACCATACCGTGGGCACACAGATCGACATCGTGCCGACCATCATGGGCCGGATCGGTGGCGAAGTGCGCCATCAGTGCTGGGGGCGTGACCTGCTCAACCTTCCCGAAGGCGATACCGGTTTCGGTGTGATCAAGCCGTCGGGCAGCGAACAGACCACGGCCATCATCACGGCCGACCAGATTCTGGTGCTGCCGAAGGATAAGGACATGGCGCCGAAGATGTACCGGTATGAATTCGGTGCTACGCCGCGCGCCGAGGTCATTGCGGATGCGCCGCGAACGGCAGAGCTGAAACTCAAGCTCGAAGCGTTCCTGCAAACCGCCACCAAGAGCCTGATCGACAACACCGCCGGCGTGGTGGACGGCAAGCCTGACTAA